The Onthophagus taurus isolate NC unplaced genomic scaffold, IU_Otau_3.0 ScKx7SY_19, whole genome shotgun sequence genome includes a region encoding these proteins:
- the LOC139432502 gene encoding uncharacterized protein, which produces MVRSKAKLSSSGKYSSQATRRSQRNINTANREILSPKSEAALRRPVVVLERLEVNVPVNPESRARAEEATVTTMEPLPGPSSAVVIPRLGEGEIEECEISQPGQQTKAESRRPYVMISQRSRAQADFAIAGPSGLQARPALRIVREEEEEEEEEELRRAEVSARASQPSTRIRRSRRSPIVMQPSRQPQAGRRRHAEIPHKVTYRKALTLNESVETAVALYNIGVLDDVCRHCNAKYFTKEITTRSQRRMLCCKDGDVRLPELRRCPEEIRRLLVERDAMGRNYRENIRAINGLFAMASFTASIPDGVNVGQGAWSFTICGQIYHFANPIPDAEDFANPRGNQYYFIDADDAIERRMQKIGDRVVREVVDIIENTLRRDNVWVSSYRTVKEVLEERRRVEGVDVENVVVGFKKNIRDDLRTHNLPESRSDVAAVFVGNEPPFDVDLKIYPKSRNAQHELKNLNKLADPMVYPLLFPYGEYGCDVTLRHQLNTAKNVTIREFYKYRLQCREEFSILHNSGKLFQQYIVDAWVRAEASELWYLKQNQERFRLVSADVVRRRLEDQFRGTDTRIGKIWVLPTSHTGSIRYKNRKYLEALAMVARHGKPDLFITMTCNPKWDEIQNNLEYAQKYEHRPDLVARVFKTKLNEFIDDIVNKQLYGVVLNYMYTIEFQKRGLPHAHILVTMRPEDKFEDVENIDKLISARLPDENEEPVLHRIVADCYIHRPCGQNNPGASCMRDGACTKRYPKDFCEETILHVGHIQQPQYRRPYDGRSIQMGDVVIDNRSVVPYSRYAAMKYKCHINFEICGSLVSVKYLHKYVHKGPDCITIESRNERNVLEWNEIDRYLECRYVSSMEAVWRLFEFKLNDKSHSVVVLAVHMPNEQTFIVDDDAENADFEAALRKPTKLMAYFRLNQIDPDARDLKYPEIPEHYVWEDRDGSWRRRSKRCKVIGVMMEVSPTDMEKFYLRMLLAHVAGATSFEALRTVNETVCETFQEACRRMGLLERVDEYDRCMIEAANNAPPKRLRRLFALICLVAVDNAALELNQLWLNHRMALMDDFLYAGNDESLAEAKALREIEEQLLRNGKTLQAIGLPSVDEEALRNARRTADEDVAGEEEQQEEIRRSLNGDQLRVFDEVTQEIEFNMVGLRTGRNLFYVDGPGGTGKTFLYNTLLKYVLRRYRKSVIAVAWTGIAAVLLENGKTVHRAFKLPLQLNEDSVSGFAVDSPESAFIRDDVQLIVWDEAPMSPIFALHAVDRYLKDVMRSDRPMGGKVCVFGGDFRQVLPVIPRARNAEILAQSLINSYLWNKMRHMKLTVNMRVLPDQIEFREWLLKLGENKLPHVNMPGSVGAPDDLVEIPRRCLTANLELLLRKIFGQDLLDEDLSNRAVLCPTNDSVHEVNEKILDSIVGESKTYYSVDEYHAEPGDEFHVPLDYLNSVKSSSLPPHELRVKAGVVVMLLRNLDLEGGLCNGTRLKVLRMFDHQLELEILTGACRNDIVRIPKVKVQVKDSTLPRPMTRFQFPVRLAFAMTINKAQGQTFSKVGVYLKEPCFAHGQLYVACSRVGRYDDLYFHIENGVKQGAFKYRNGRKFTRNVVFQAAVTSSRCMAMNRTANVDLYTERDVEEAIAAAERIENDDEERRQRLQQQIESDVEELSSSVSEMSVEDTE; this is translated from the coding sequence ATGGTTCGGTCGAAAGCTAAATTGTCGAGTAGTGGAAAATATAGTTCGCAAGCGACGAGGAGGTCGCAGAGAAATATTAATACGGCGAACAGAGAAATTTTATCGCCAAAAAGCGAAGCAGCGTTACGGCGACCAGTTGTCGTTTTGGAGCGGTTAGAGGTGAACGTACCGGTAAATCCTGAGAGCCGTGCACGGGCGGAAGAAGCTACTGTAACAACGATGGAACCTCTGCCGGGACCGTCGTCGGCCGTGGTAATACCCCGTTTAGGAGAGGGCGAGATAGAGGAATGCGAAATTTCTCAGCCGGGCCAGCAAACAAAAGCGGAATCACGTAGACCGTACGTGATGATCTCTCAGAGGAGCCGCGCGCAAGCAGATTTTGCCATAGCGGGACCGTCCGGATTGCAAGCTCGTCCCGCATTAAGAATTGTAAGggaagaggaagaagaagaggaggaAGAGGAATTACGAAGAGCGGAAGTGAGCGCGCGAGCGTCGCAACCCTCCACGAGAATTCGTCGATCGAGAAGATCACCGATTGTGATGCAACCGTCAAGACAACCGCAAGCCGGTAGAAGACGTCACGCGGAGATTCCGCACAAAGTGACGTATAGAAAGGCGCTTACGTTGAACGAGTCCGTCGAGACGGCTGTCGCGCTGTATAATATCGGCGTTTTGGATGATGTTTGTAGACACTGCAACGCGAAATATTTTACCAAAGAAATTACAACCAGATCCCAGAGGAGAATGTTATGCTGTAAAGATGGAGACGTACGCTTGCCGGAGTTACGTCGTTGCCCGGAGGAAATCAGAAGATTATTGGTTGAGAGAGACGCGATGGGTAGGAATTATAGGGAAAACATTAGAGCGATTAACGGCCTGTTTGCGATGGCATCTTTTACCGCCTCGATACCGGACGGCGTGAACGTTGGGCAAGGAGCGTGGTCCTTTACAATATGCGGGCAAATATACCATTTTGCAAATCCAATTCCCGACGCGGAAGATTTCGCAAATCCGAGGGggaatcaatattattttatcgATGCCGATGACGCGATCGAACGGCGTATGCAAAAAATTGGAGATAGAGTTGTGCGAGAGGTCGTCGACATTATCGAAAATACGTTACGTCGCGACAACGTGTGGGTATCGTCGTACAGGACCGTCAAAGAAGTTTTAGAAGAAAGACGAAGAGTTGAAGGCGTTGACGTAGAAAACGTAGTGGtgggttttaaaaaaaatatacgcGACGACTTGAGAACTCACAATTTACCGGAGAGTCGCAGTGACGTGGCGGCCGTATTTGTCGGAAATGAGCCGCCGTTCGAcgtagatttaaaaatatatccgAAGAGTAGAAACGCACAAcacgaattaaaaaatttgaataaattagcCGATCCGATGGTATATCCGTTGCTTTTTCCGTACGGAGAGTACGGTTGCGACGTAACGCTACGGCATCAACTGAATACGGCGAAGAACGTTACCATAAGGGAGTTTTACAAGTATAGGTTGCAGTGTCGGGaagaattttcaattttgcatAATTCGGGAAAACTGTTTCAACAATATATCGTTGACGCGTGGGTCAGAGCTGAAGCAAGCGAATTATGGTATTTGAAGCAAAATCAAGAAAGATTTAGACTCGTGTCGGCCGATGTAGTTCGACGACGTTTGGAAGACCAATTTAGAGGTACAGATACCAGAATTGGCAAAATATGGGTGTTACCCACATCGCATACGGGATCTATAAGATACAAGAATCGAAAATACTTGGAAGCGTTAGCTATGGTAGCCAGACACGGTAAGCCCGACCTCTTTATTACAATGACCTGTAATCCGAAATGGGatgaaattcaaaacaatCTTGAATACGCCCAAAAGTACGAGCACCGCCCGGACTTGGTTGCGAGGGtgtttaaaacgaaattaaacgAATTCATCGACGACATCGTCAATAAGCAACTTTATGGAGTCGTGCTCAATTACATGTACACAATCGAATTTCAAAAACGCGGTTTACCGCACGCCCACATTTTAGTTACGATGAGGCCCGAAGATAAATTTGAAGATGTCGAAAATatagataaattaatatctGCCCGTTTGCCGGACGAAAACGAAGAGCCCGTATTACATCGAATAGTCGCCGACTGTTATATACACCGTCCGTGCGGCCAAAACAATCCGGGCGCGTCGTGCATGCGCGACGGAGCGTGCACGAAGAGATATCCGAAGGATTTTTGCGAAGAAACGATATTGCACGTGGGTCATATACAACAGCCGCAATACAGGAGACCGTACGACGGTCGATCGATCCAAATGGGAGATGTGGTAATCGATAATAGAAGCGTCGTTCCTTACAGCAGGTACGCTGCGATGAAATATAAGTGCCACATAAACTTCGAGATATGCGGATCGTTGGTCTCTGTAAAATATTTGCATAAGTACGTGCATAAAGGACCGGATTGTATTACAATAGAATCGCGCAACGAAAGGAACGTCTTGGAATGGAACGAAATCGACCGATATTTAGAATGTCGCTACGTTAGTTCGATGGAAGCGGTTTGGCGtttgtttgaatttaaattaaatgataaatCCCATAGCGTCGTTGTACTTGCCGTACACATGCCAAACGAACAAACGTTCATCGTAGACGACGATGCCGAAAATGCCGATTTTGAAGCGGCCCTTAGAAAACCCACAAAGTTAATGGCATATTTTCGATTGAATCAGATCGATCCGGACGCGAGAGACCTTAAATATCCGGAGATACCCGAACACTACGTGTGGGAGGATCGCGACGGCAGTTGGAGAAGAAGAAGTAAACGCTGTAAAGTCATCGGCGTGATGATGGAGGTGAGTCCCACggatatggaaaaattttatcttcGAATGCTATTGGCGCACGTAGCGGGTGCCACGTCGTTTGAAGCGTTGAGAACCGTCAACGAAACGGTATGCGAAACATTTCAAGAAGCCTGCCGGAGAATGGGACTTTTGGAACGCGTCGATGAATACGATCGCTGCATGATCGAAGCGGCGAATAACGCTCCTCCGAAACGTCTTAGGCGCCTATTTGCTCTTATTTGTTTGGTTGCCGTAGATAATGCCGCGTTAGAATTAAATCAACTATGGTTGAATCACCGAATGGCGTTAATGGATGATTTCCTTTACGCCGGTAACGACGAAAGCTTAGCGGAAGCTAAAGCGTTGAGAGAAATCGAAGAGCAACTACTGCGAAACGGGAAAACGCTGCAGGCGATAGGATTACCGTCGGTGGACGAGGAAGCATTACGAAACGCGAGAAGAACGGCGGATGAAGATGTTGCAGGAGAAGAGGAACAACAAGAAGAAATCAGAAGGTCATTAAACGGTGATCAATTGCGGGTATTCGACGAAGTGACGCAGGAAATCGAATTTAATATGGTAGGATTACGGACCGGAcgtaatttattttacgtAGACGGGCCTGGAGGCACGGGAAAAACGTTCCTGTATAATACTCTGTTGAAGTACGTGTTGCGTCGATACAGAAAGAGTGTCATCGCGGTAGCGTGGACCGGTATAGCGGCCGTACTGTTAGAAAATGGAAAAACCGTGCACAGAGCGTTTAAATTACCATTACAATTAAACGAAGATTCCGTGTCAGGATTTGCCGTCGATAGTCCCGAATCCGCTTTTATTAGAGACGACGTGCAGTTGATTGTTTGGGACGAGGCGCCGATGTCGCCTATCTTCGCGTTGCACGCCGTCGATAGATATTTAAAAGATGTTATGCGGTCCGATCGTCCGATGGGAGGAAAGGTATGCGTCTTCGGTGGAGATTTTCGTCAAGTGTTGCCCGTTATTCCGCGAGCGAGAAATGCCGAGATTTTAGCGCAATCGCTAATAAACAGTTATTTATGGAATAAAATGCGTCACATGAAATTAACGGTCAACATGAGAGTGTTGCCGGATCAGATAGAGTTTCGTGAATGGTTATTAAAACttggagaaaataaattaCCGCACGTAAATATGCCGGGATCCGTCGGCGCCCCGGACGATTTGGTAGAGATACCCAGACGGTGTTTAACGGCTAATTTAGAATTATTATTGCGCAAAATATTCGGACAAGACCTCCTCGACGAAGACTTATCCAACAGAGCCGTCTTATGTCCGACCAACGATTCGGTTCACGAAGTGAACGAGAAGATTTTGGATTCGATAGTTGGCGAATCGAAAACCTATTATAGCGTAGACGAATATCACGCCGAACCGGGTGACGAATTTCACGTGCCGTTGGATTATTTAAATTCGGTTAAGTCGTCGTCGTTGCCGCCGCACGAATTGCGCGTTAAAGCGGGAGTGGTCGTTATGTTACTAAGGAATTTGGATTTGGAGGGCGGTCTCTGCAACGGCACCAGATTGAAAGTTTTGAGGATGTTCGATCATCAATTGGAATTGGAGATTTTAACCGGGGCCTGTAGAAACGACATCGTGAGAATCCCGAAGGTTAAAGTGCAAGTGAAAGATTCGACGTTACCGAGGCCTATGACGCGATTCCAATTTCCGGTTCGTCTTGCGTTCGCAATGACGATAAATAAAGCGCAAGGACAAACGTTTTCGAAAGTCGGCGTTTATTTGAAAGAGCCCTGCTTCGCGCACGGGCAGCTGTACGTCGCATGCTCGAGGGTCGGTCGATACGACGATTTATATTTTCACATCGAAAACGGCGTTAAACAAGGGGCGTTTAAATACCGAAACGGGAGGAAATTTACGAGAAACGTAGTATTCCAGGCGGCGGTAACGTCTAGCAGATGTATGGCGATGAACCGCACGGCGAACGTCGATTTGTATACCGAGCGCGACGTCGAAGAGGCTATCGCCGCGGCCGAGAGGATCGAAAACGACGACGAAGAACGACGACAGCGACTTCAACAACAAATAGAATCGGACGTGGAAGAACTATCCAGCAGCGTAAGCGAAATGAGCGTAGAAGACACCGAGTGA